A single region of the Pseudomonas solani genome encodes:
- a CDS encoding VOC family protein, with translation MRINAYLIFGGNCREAFEFYNQTLGGELQVMTFGASPAAEHVPAQFHDRAMHACLTIGDQSLMASDTTPEHPYDGIRGCSVSLNVDSIKEAERVFAALSAGGKVQMPLEATFWAARFGMLEDRFGVPWMVNCEKDQ, from the coding sequence ATGCGTATCAATGCCTACCTGATCTTCGGCGGCAACTGCCGCGAGGCCTTCGAGTTCTACAACCAGACCCTGGGCGGCGAGCTGCAGGTGATGACCTTCGGCGCATCACCGGCCGCCGAGCATGTGCCCGCGCAGTTCCACGACCGCGCCATGCATGCCTGCCTGACCATTGGCGACCAGTCGCTTATGGCCTCCGACACCACGCCGGAACACCCCTATGACGGCATCCGTGGCTGCTCGGTGTCGCTCAACGTCGACTCCATCAAGGAAGCCGAGCGCGTGTTCGCCGCGCTCTCCGCCGGCGGCAAGGTGCAGATGCCGCTGGAGGCGACCTTCTGGGCCGCGCGCTTCGGCATGCTCGAAGACCGCTTCGGGG
- a CDS encoding YciI family protein: MRFMVMVKATKESEAGEMPSEALLTAMGAYNQELIDAGIMQAGEGLHPSSRGARVTFSGSSRTVTDGPFAETRELVAGYWIWEVESLEKAIEWVKRCPNPMSGESDIEIRQIFTMEDFGAEFTPELRELEERQRTQMAADKQQ; this comes from the coding sequence ATGCGATTCATGGTGATGGTCAAGGCAACGAAGGAATCGGAAGCCGGCGAGATGCCCAGCGAGGCGCTGCTCACGGCGATGGGCGCCTACAACCAGGAGCTGATCGACGCCGGCATCATGCAGGCGGGCGAGGGGCTGCACCCCAGTTCCCGTGGCGCGCGGGTGACCTTCTCCGGCAGCAGCCGCACGGTGACCGACGGCCCCTTCGCGGAAACCCGCGAGCTGGTGGCCGGCTACTGGATCTGGGAAGTGGAATCCCTGGAGAAGGCCATCGAGTGGGTCAAGCGCTGCCCCAACCCGATGAGTGGCGAGTCGGACATCGAGATCCGCCAGATCTTCACGATGGAAGACTTCGGTGCCGAATTCACCCCGGAACTGCGTGAGCTGGAAGAGCGTCAGCGCACCCAGATGGCCGCCGACAAACAACAATAA
- a CDS encoding ATP-binding protein, translating into MLGATALAVLFMLVLLPLLRSAFDYALDQAIEKRLAADASALIAAARIVDGRLDMPDKLPDEEFDNLDATQLGYIYDSDGKLVWQSRSSTDESVHYEPRYDGRGHEFTRVHDVRGREFFVYDVEIDLLRGQAAAFSVVTMQPMSDYQVMHDGFVHQLYLWLGAALLLLLTLLWFGLTWGFRSLRRLSEELDQVEAGARDSLSEEHPRELLRLTGSLNRLLESERLQRERYRNSLDDLAHSLKTPLSVLQGVSETINKSANPEQAHVLRSQIERMSQQVDYQLQRATLRKSGLVRHRVRLAPLLDLLCEALDKVYRDKQVRVERAFDPALDVPVEQGALLELLGNLLENAYRLCLGHIRVSALQGADFCELRVEDDGPGVPVDQRARILKRGERLDAQHPGQGIGTAVVRDIVESFDGELALDDSSLGGAEFRIRLPLH; encoded by the coding sequence ATGCTGGGCGCCACGGCGCTCGCGGTGCTGTTCATGCTGGTGCTGCTGCCTCTGCTGCGCAGTGCCTTCGACTACGCCCTGGACCAGGCCATCGAGAAGCGCCTGGCCGCCGACGCCAGTGCGCTGATCGCCGCCGCGCGCATCGTCGACGGCCGCCTGGACATGCCGGACAAGCTGCCCGACGAGGAATTCGACAACCTCGACGCCACCCAGCTCGGCTACATCTACGACAGCGACGGCAAGCTGGTCTGGCAGTCGCGTTCCTCCACCGACGAATCCGTGCACTACGAGCCCCGCTATGACGGCCGTGGCCACGAGTTCACCCGAGTGCACGACGTGCGTGGCCGCGAGTTCTTCGTCTACGACGTGGAGATCGACCTGCTACGCGGCCAGGCCGCGGCCTTCAGCGTGGTCACCATGCAGCCGATGAGCGACTACCAGGTGATGCACGACGGCTTCGTCCATCAGCTGTACCTGTGGCTCGGTGCTGCACTGTTGCTGCTGCTGACGCTGCTCTGGTTCGGCCTCACCTGGGGATTCCGCAGCCTGCGCCGGCTCAGCGAAGAGCTGGACCAGGTGGAAGCCGGCGCCCGTGACTCCCTCAGCGAGGAGCACCCGCGCGAGTTGCTGCGCCTCACCGGTTCCCTCAACCGCCTGCTGGAGAGCGAGCGCCTGCAGCGCGAGCGCTACCGCAACTCCCTCGATGACCTGGCCCACAGCCTGAAGACCCCGCTTTCGGTGTTGCAGGGCGTCAGCGAGACCATCAACAAATCCGCCAACCCCGAGCAGGCCCATGTGCTGCGCAGCCAGATCGAGCGCATGAGCCAGCAGGTGGACTACCAGCTGCAGCGCGCCACCCTGCGCAAGAGCGGCCTGGTGCGCCACCGCGTGCGCCTGGCGCCGCTGCTCGACCTGCTCTGCGAGGCGCTGGACAAGGTCTACCGCGACAAGCAGGTACGGGTCGAACGCGCCTTCGACCCCGCCCTCGACGTGCCCGTCGAACAGGGCGCGCTGTTGGAGCTGCTCGGCAACCTGCTGGAAAACGCCTACCGCCTGTGCCTCGGCCATATCCGCGTCAGCGCCCTGCAGGGTGCCGATTTCTGTGAGCTGCGGGTGGAGGACGACGGCCCCGGCGTGCCGGTGGACCAACGCGCGCGCATCCTCAAGCGCGGCGAGCGACTCGATGCCCAGCATCCTGGCCAGGGCATCGGCACCGCCGTGGTCCGCGACATCGTCGAAAGCTTCGACGGTGAACTGGCCCTGGACGACTCCAGCCTCGGCGGCGCCGAGTTCCGCATCCGCCTGCCCTTGCATTGA
- a CDS encoding response regulator: MKLLVVEDEALLRHHLHTRLGEQGHVVDAVPDAEEALYRAEEYHHDLAVIDLGLPGMSGLDLIRQLRSGGKAFPILILTARGNWQDKVEGLAAGADDYVVKPFQFEELEARLNALLRRSSGFVQSTIEAGPLLLDLNRKQAQIDGAPMALTAYEYRILEYLMRHHQQVVAKERLMEQLYPGDEERDPNVIEVLVGRIRRKLEGEHGFKPIETVRGQGYLFTERCR; encoded by the coding sequence ATGAAATTGCTGGTTGTGGAAGACGAGGCGCTGCTGCGCCATCACCTCCATACGCGCCTCGGCGAGCAGGGCCACGTGGTCGACGCGGTGCCGGATGCCGAGGAGGCGCTGTACCGCGCCGAGGAATACCACCACGACCTTGCGGTGATCGACCTCGGCCTGCCCGGCATGAGCGGCCTCGACCTCATCCGCCAACTGCGCAGCGGCGGCAAGGCGTTCCCCATCCTCATACTCACCGCACGCGGCAACTGGCAGGACAAGGTCGAAGGCCTGGCCGCCGGTGCCGACGACTACGTGGTCAAGCCGTTCCAGTTCGAAGAGCTGGAGGCGCGCCTCAATGCCCTGTTGCGACGCTCCTCGGGCTTCGTCCAGTCCACCATCGAGGCCGGCCCCTTGCTGCTCGACCTCAACCGCAAGCAGGCGCAGATCGATGGCGCGCCCATGGCGCTGACCGCCTACGAGTACCGCATCCTCGAATACCTCATGCGTCACCATCAGCAGGTGGTGGCCAAGGAGCGGCTGATGGAGCAGCTCTACCCCGGCGACGAGGAACGCGACCCCAACGTCATCGAAGTGCTGGTCGGGCGCATCCGCCGCAAGCTGGAGGGCGAGCACGGCTTCAAGCCCATCGAGACGGTGCGCGGCCAGGGCTACCTGTTCACCGAGCGCTGCCGTTGA
- a CDS encoding 4'-phosphopantetheinyl transferase family protein has protein sequence MTPALPAFCTPLESAWPFATPLPGIALRACRFDPTQLAEQDFARCAIVAPATIQRSVAKRRGEYLAGRLCARAALLALTGRGEVPATGEDRAPIWPVGVSGSITHGAGWAMALVARKGDWRGLGLDMEQRLEPERALRLAEEILTPAELQRLALLPAEAQAERVTLTFSLKESLFKALYPLVGKRFYFHDAELLSVDGTTQTARLRLLIDLAGEWMTGCELEGHFQLYDDRLLSLVAVR, from the coding sequence ATGACGCCCGCCCTCCCCGCCTTCTGTACCCCCCTGGAATCCGCCTGGCCCTTCGCCACGCCGCTGCCCGGCATCGCCCTGCGCGCCTGCCGCTTCGACCCGACGCAGCTGGCCGAGCAGGATTTCGCCCGCTGCGCCATCGTCGCGCCCGCCACTATCCAGCGCTCGGTGGCCAAGCGCCGTGGCGAGTACCTGGCGGGCCGCCTCTGTGCCCGGGCGGCGTTGCTGGCCCTTACCGGGCGGGGCGAGGTTCCGGCAACCGGCGAGGACCGCGCGCCGATCTGGCCGGTGGGCGTCAGCGGCTCCATCACCCACGGCGCCGGCTGGGCGATGGCCCTGGTGGCACGCAAGGGGGACTGGCGTGGCCTGGGCCTGGACATGGAACAGCGCCTGGAACCTGAACGCGCCCTGCGCCTGGCCGAAGAAATCCTCACCCCCGCCGAGCTGCAACGCCTCGCCCTGCTCCCCGCCGAAGCACAAGCCGAGCGCGTGACCCTGACCTTCTCCCTCAAGGAAAGCCTGTTCAAGGCGCTCTACCCGCTGGTGGGCAAGCGCTTCTACTTCCACGATGCCGAGCTGCTGTCGGTGGACGGCACCACACAAACCGCGCGACTGCGGCTGCTGATCGACCTGGCTGGCGAATGGATGACGGGCTGTGAGCTGGAGGGGCATTTCCAGCTGTACGACGACCGGCTGCTGAGCCTGGTGGCGGTGCGCTGA